One Triticum dicoccoides isolate Atlit2015 ecotype Zavitan chromosome 3B, WEW_v2.0, whole genome shotgun sequence genomic window, TCGCCTTTGCTCTCTTCTGAAGAAGTCTAGATGACACACGAATTGAGTTTAGTCACATACTCGCACTTTCTCGCTTTTGTGAAATTTGAGTTAGTCAAATAGTTTTTAAATCCAGCGAAGTTTGAGCTATTCAAATAAGTGGTCACACGGGGCCCCGTGAGACTGACGGTAGTCACCCATCACAATGCTTGGGCAATCGATTCGCTTTCTCCTCTACCGCGGCTCACTGGTTGTGGGTTCGGCTGGCCTTCAGGCGCTCCCTGGTTGGCTAAACATGACAGCGATCATCAACCCGCATACTCATATGACTATGTGCATTGGAGGACAGGGGTGATCATCCATTTCTAAGAAAAAAAAACCTCCTACACTTACCATCATTTGGAAATTGCTTGCAACAACCTATTTGAAAAATCTACAAACAATAAATGTGTGTGTGCTGATGGTAACATCTTGTGGCCTTGATATATTTTTACATCTGGTGGAGAAGATGATGGAATAGTCCAAGGATAATGTCAACGCCAAGAAGCGTGGCACCATGTCAGGGCACTGCAGCAACTGCATCTAGTGACTGGTGATCCACCTTTAAACTTCCATAGTTGTACTGGCAGGAGGACGAGGAGGACTTTCATTCTGGACATTTTGTGTGTTTGATGCGACCGCAACGACAACTGCAGTTTTGATAGTAGTTACCATTTCTCTTCTGAGCAGGATGGTATAgtaatttactagtagtacgtaaaacccacaaggacccaaatgtcaatGTTTATCTGGTCAAGCAAGTGAACTTGAGTTGTTGTTATTGTTTACAGGTGATGATGGGTTTGTCAGAAACATCAGACAAACGGAATAAAAGAAAATTAGTAATATCTTGATATGTACTCGCATTTTAATATGATGCGATGCTATGTGTGTGGTCCATTTCGGATGTATGTGTGGGAGTCttcacctttgctctcttctcaAGAAGTGGAGATGACACTCGAGTTTATTTTAGTCACGTAGGTGCACTTTGCCGCATCAGTGAAATTTGAGCTATCAAATAGTTTTTAAATCATGTGAAATTTGAGGTATTCAAATCAGTGGTTAAATAGGATCCCATGAGACTAGACGATGGTCACCCATTGCAATGCTTGGGTAGTCGATCCTCTTTCCTCTCCGTCGCGGCTTGCTACTTGAGGGTCCGGCTAGCCTTTAGTTGGGCTCCCTCATGAGCCAACCATGACTGCAAGCATCAACCTCGTACTCTTATGGTTGTGTGTATAGGAGGCCAGGGTGATCCTCCTTTTTTTGTTAAAAGCCCTTTTACACCTACCATCATTTGCCAGTTACTTGCAATAACCTAATTGCCAAGTCTTAAAATCATTAATGTGAGTGTGCTGATGGTAACACCATGTGGTTGTGATTTTATTACAACGAGGGGACAACACGATGGAATATTCCATGGTAAAATTCAATGCACACAATTTTCATGGTAACACCCTGTGGTCGTGATTTTCTAATCCTCCAATTTTCTATTGATTTTCCTCTCATGGAAGGTACATATATATGGTTTACAAGTTTTTTGATCTCACATGGATCTTTCCTACTAACATCGTCCCAGGAGGCTATAGGTGATGGTATAAAAAGAAGATTCTCATCCACATAGCCCAACACCGAAGGTAATTAGTCTATGCACACAGTTACTTCATCTGCATGCTTTATTCACATGTCTTTGGCAACTATCTGTGACATTAAATTAATTCCTAGTTTACGTTTGTGTGTCCTATTTTACATAGATTCAATTGCTATTTCCTTGATACAACCCAAATTTTTTTATTTGCTCCTGATTTTGTGACTACACATGACAACTTTTGTTGTGCACATATGGATTTTGTGTTATTACCTATGAGACACATTTCACTTTTTTCGTGTTAATTTTTTGCTATGGAACACAATGTCATTCTCTATATATGCATGCCTACCAACTTATTCCTGATTGTTTTGGTCACAGATATATTTCGACATTTTTGTAGTGTCATTAGACGGTATTTTTTTACATTctcccatatgtgcatgctataaaTTTATCTCATGACACTCCTTTGCAAAGGGGTGGCGATTTTTTCTCTCTTGAGGTGTGGATACACATTTCTTGAGTGAAAACTTTGTTGTTCATAAATGGATTTACATATTTCTTTGGCGTGTGGCAAGTTTGCTTTACTTAACTCTATAGGGCCAAGCTCCACAGCCAAACTTTTCTTTCACGCCCCATGATTTTGCTGATTTTTCACGCACACCCTCTCGACTTTTGCATTTTATTTTTCTTGCAGCTACTCCATGTTAACAACTTAGACATTGGACATCAATGACTTGAAATAAATATATCATGTGAACCTTTCGTTGATAGTAGTTACCATTTCTTTTCGGAGCGGGATGGTATAGTAATTTATTATTTGTACCTAAAACCCCAAATGTTGGTATTTATCTGGTCAAGCAAGTGAGCTTGAGTTGTTTTTATTGTATATAGGTGATGATGGGTTTATTAGAAACTTCAGACAAACGAAATAAATGAAAATTAGTAATATGTTGATGTGTACTCGTGTTTTAAATTGATGCGATGATATGTGTGTGGTCCATtatgaagtgtgtgtgtgtgtgtgggggatattcacctttgctctcttctGAAGAGGTGCAGATGACACTCGAGTTGAGTTTAGTCACATAGCCGCACTTTGCCGCACTGGTGAAATTTGAGCTATCAAATAGTTTTAAATCTAGTGAAATTTGAGGTATTCAAATGAGTGGTTATGCGGGATCCCGTGAGACTAGACGATGGTCACCCATTGCAATGCTTGGGTAGTCGATCCCCTTTCCCCTCCATTGCGGCTCGCTGCTTGAGGGTCCCGCTAGCCTTAAGTGGGGCTCCTTGCTTTCCCAACCATGACCGCGATCATCAACCCTCGTACTCTTATGGCTGTGTATCAAAGGCCAGGGTGATCCTCCTTTTCTCAGAAAAAACCCTTCTACAATTACCATCATTTGCCAATTACTTGCAACAACCTAATTGCCAAGTCTTAGAACAGTTAATGTGATTGTGCTAATGGTAACACCCTGTGGTCGTGAGTTTATTACAGCTGGGGGACAACATGATGGAGTATTCCACGGTAAAAGTCAATGCACACAATTTACAAGGTAACACCATGTGGTCATGATTTTCTAATCCTCCAATTTTATATTGATTTTCCTCTCATAGAAGGGACATATATATGGCTTACAAGTTTTTTGATCTCACATGAATATTTCCTACTAACATCGTCGGAGGGGGGCAATAGGTGATGGTAAACAAAGAAGGTATATTCTCATCCACATAGCCCAACGCCAAAGGTAAGTAGTTGAAGCACACAATTACTTCATCCGCATGCTTTATTCACATGTCTTTGGTAACTATTTGTGACACTAAATTAATTCCTAGTTCACTTATGTGTATCCTATTTTACATAGATTCCATGGCAATATCCTTGGTACACCCCAACAATTTTTATTTGCCCCTGATTTTGTGACTACACAACATATATGTCAACTTTTTTATCCACATATATATGGATTTAGTGTTACCTGTGAGTCATGTTTAACTTTTTTTGTGCTAAATTTTTGCTATGAAACACAATGTCATTCTCTACATATGCATGCATAGCAACTTATTCCTGATTTTTTTGGTCACGCAATATCTTTCAAAATAGTGTCCTTATATGGTATTTCTTTTTACATTCTCCCATCTATGCATATTGTAAACTTAACTCGTGGCAACCCTTTTCAAAGGGGTCGCACTTTTTTCTCTCTTGAGGTGTGGATACACATTTCTTGAATGACAACTTTGTTGTTCATAATGGATTTACATATCTCTTTCGCGTGTGGCATGTTTGTTTACTTAACACTATAGGGAAAAGCTCCACAGCCAAACTTTTTTTCACGGCCCATGATTTTGCTGATTTTTCACACACGCCCTCTCCACTTTTGCATTTCTTTGTCATTTGCAGCTACTTCATGGTAACAACTTAGACATTGGACATCAATGGCTTGAAATAAATATATCCTGTGAACCTTTCCTTCATAGTAGATACCATTTCTTTTCGGAGCGGGATGGTATAGTAATTTTAGTACCTAAAACCCGTAAGGAACCAAATGTCAGTGTTTATCTAGTCAAGTAAGTGAATTTGAGTTGTTGTTATTGTTTATAGGTGATGATGGGTTTGTCAGAAACTGCAGACAAATGGAATAAAATAAAATTAGTAATATGTTGATGTGTACTCGCATTTTAATATGATGTGATGGTATGTGTTTGGTCCATTTCGGATGTGTGTGGGAGTCTTCACCTTTGCTCTCTTCTGAAGAAGTGGAGATGGCACTTGAGTTGAGTTTAGTCACGTAGGCGCACTTTGTCGCACCGGTGAAAGTTGAGCTATCAAATAGTTTTGAAATCTAGTGAAATTTTGAGGTTTTCAAATCAGTTGTTATGGGGGATCCCGTGAGACTAGATGATGGTCACCCATCGCAATGCTTGGGTAGTCGATCCCCTGTCCCCTCCATCGCGGCTCGCTGCTTGAGGGTCCGGTTTTCCTTCAATTGGGCTCCTTGGTTAGCCAACCATGACTGTGATCATCAATAGTCGTACTCTTATGACTATATGTATCGGAGGCCAGGGTGATCCTCCTTTTCTCAGAGCAAACCCTTCTACACTTACCATCATTTGCCAATTAGTTGCAACAACCTAATTCCCATGTCTTAAAACAATTAATGTGAGTGTGCATATGCTAAAACCATGTGGTCGTGATTTTATTACAGCCTGGGGACAAGATGATGGAATattaaatggtaaaagtcaatgccaAGAACGATGGTGCCCTCTCGCGGCATTGCAGGAGCTGCATCTGGTTAAGGATGACCCGCCATTCAGCTTTTATAACCGTGCCGGAAGGACGATCAGCAGGACTAACATTCTGGTCATTTTTTGTGTTTGATGCAACTGCACTAACAGTTCTCGTGTCGATAGTAGTTACCTTTTCTTTTCGGAGTGGGATTGTATACTAATTTACTAATAGTACCTAAAACTTGTAAGGAGACGCTGGAGCAGTTCCTTGTCAAGGTCGGCGTGGTCCGAGGATCTAGCACCGGCGGCCAGGCACCTGTGCCAGTCGGCTTAGTCCATGGACAGATGAACCCCGCGCAGCAGGAGCACCAGCTTGGCCGAATGATGTACCCGATGGCACTAGCCAACATCATGTTCCAGGTGATGGGCGACGACATGGGGTTTGTCCCCAACGGGTACGTAGTGATTTTCGTGGTGCCGCCATCACCACCTCGTCAAGGCAGTGTGGGTATTGTGAGCCACGGGTTGTCGGACGGGAGGAGCGCCATGACTAAAGCTGACATGATGAACTACATGGGCGACAGAGCGATGATGGAGAACGGCGGCGCCCGGAAACACGGTGCcccggatgatcagtcctgcaagaGGAGTATCGAGCGTTGCCACCGCCGCATGATCAAGAACCGCGAGTCAGCCACACGATCGTGTGCCAGGAAGCAGGTACTTACCTTGCTGCCAAAATTGTTGGTTTTTATGCAATGCCATTTCTGCAACGGTGGTAACAATGTTGGTGACACTTGCAGTCTCTGTCTTTCTCAATCCTATAGGCTTATACCGTGGAGCTTGAAGCTGAACTGAACCACCTCAAGGAGGAGAATGCACGTCTGAAAGCTGAGGAGGTACGGAGCTGCAGACCAGTGAAAACCATGAGAAAATTCAGTTTTCATGTTCTTTTGAGTTCTTACCGTTACTAAACTGTTTCATTGTTTTGTTGCAGAAGACAATTCTGCTGACCAAGAAAAAAAATGGTATGTACATTTTCCCACCATCACCTGGAACACTCGCTACCACTTGCCAATTGCTTCTACCAATCTAATTTGTAAGTCTTAAAGCAGTTAATGTGTGTGTGCTGATGAAAACACCTTGTGGCCATGATCTTTTTTCTTACAGCTGGTGGAGAAGATGATGGAGCAGCCCAAGGAGAACGTGAACGCCAAGAAGGATGGCGCCTTGTTGCGGCCCTACGGCAGCTGCATCTGGTGAAAGGTGACCTGCCATTCAACTTCCATAGCCGTGCTGGCAAGAGGATGAGAATGAATTGTGGTTACCTTTCCTTTCTGGAGCGGGTGGTATCATAATTTACTAGAAGTACCTAAAACCCGTAAGGATCCAATGTCAGTGTTTATCTGGTCAAGCAAGTGAACTTGTGTTGttgttactagtaaatgtgtttgtCAGTGGTATCATAATTTCTACTAGTAGTACCTAAAACCCGTAAGGATCCTTTACCAGCTAGTGGAGTACTGTTTATATGTATATGGGTTTGTCAGAAACTTCGGACAAATGAAAGCTGAGGTGGTACGGAGCAGCTGACCAGTGAAAATCATGAGAAAATTCAGTTTTCATATTCTTTTTCAGTTCTTACCATTACTAAACGGTTTCATTGTTTTGTTTGCAGAAGAAAATTCTGCTGACCAAGAAACAAATGGTATGTACTTCTTCCCACCATCACCTGGAAATCCTCCAACAGTCGCCACCACTTGCCAATTGCTTGCAACAATCTATTGTAATTTCTAATTCCTAAAACAGTTAATGTGTGCATGCTGATGGAAACGCCTTCTGGCGGTGATCTTTAATTTTTTACAGCTGGTGGAGAAGATGATAGAACAGTCCAAGGAGAACGTGAACGCCAAGAAGGGCGGCACCCTCTCACGGTGCTGCGGCAACTGCATCTGGTGAACGGTGACCCACCATCCAGCTTCCATAACCGTGCTCGCTGGAGGATGAGGAGGAATTGTGGTGTTTATAGCAGTAACATTTTCTTTCTTGAGTGGGGTCGTTTAGTAATTTACTAGTACTACCTAAAACCATAAGGACCTAAATGTTAGTGTTTATCTGGTCAAGCAAGTGAACTTGTGTTGTTGTTATTGTTTATAGGTATATGGGTTTGTCAGAACTTCAGACAAATGGAACAAAAGAAAACTAGCAATATGTTGATGTGTACTCGCGCTTTAATATGATGTGATGCAATGTATGTGGTCAATTtctggtgtgtgtgtggggggtggggggtCACCTTTGCTTTCGAGTTAAGAGTTTAGTCACGTAGATGTACTTTACTAcgtctgtgaaatttgagccattcaaATAGTTTTTAAATCTAGTGAAATTTGAGCTATTCAAATAAGTGGCCACACAAGATCCCGTGAGACTTGACGGGTGGTCACGCATCGCAATGCTTGGGTAGTAGAGTCCCTTTCCCCTCTAGGCCTCCACCATAGCTTGATGCTTGAGGGTCTAGCTAGCCTTCAGTTGCGCTCCTTGGTTGGCCAACCATGATGGCTATCATCAACCTTCATATTCTTACAGCTCTATGCATCGGAGGCTAGGGGTGATCCTCTTTTTTCTCAGGAAAAAAAATACTCCTTACCAACATTCGCCAATTGCTTGCAAGAAGCTAATTGCCAAATCTTAAAGCAGttaatgtgtgtgtgcgcgcacgctgATGGTAACACCCTGTGGTCGTGATTTTTTTTATTATCGGTGAAGAAGATGGAATAGTCAAAGGAGAACGTCAACGCCAGGAAGGATGACACCCTGTCACGGCCCTATGGTAGCTTCATCTGGTGAACGGTGACCCGCCATTCAACTTCCATAGCCGTGCTGGCAGGAGGAGGACTTGAAGTCTGGTTGTTTTGTGTGTTTGATGGAACTGCAACAGCGACAATTGTGGTGTTTATACTAGTTACCTGTTCTTTTCAAAGTAGGATGATTTATTAATTTAGTAGTGGTAACTAAAATCCATAAGGACCCAAATATAAGTGTTTATCTGGTCAAGCAAGTAAACTTGTGTTGCTGTTACTATTTATAGGTGATGATGGGTTTGACAGAAACTTCATACAAATGGAACAAAAGAAAATTAGCAATATGTTGATGTGTACTCCGAAAGTCCCCTTCTACTTCTGCGCTCAGTTGAGTTCAggatgaatagtaaattcaaaaaaatgataAAGAAAACTTCAATAAATTTTGAATTTTTTGGGTGTAAAACTTGACAAATGTTCTCGGTGCTTGCAAATTTCATCCTGAATAACATTCGTGGAAGTCATGAAAAAAACATAAAACTTGAAAATGCTTTCGAAAATCGCATTTCTAGAGTGTCGATTTTGTTTTTTTACTATGACTTCGAAGAATATAATTTCAGGATAAAATTTGCAAGCATTgagaacatttgtcaaagtttgcaCCTAAAAATTCAGCTTTTTTTTACTTGTTTTGATTTTATTGTTCATTATAGAGCATATGAGCTTGGGACCATACTTTGTGTCATGTGTACTCGCGCTTTAATATGATGCAATGCTATGTGTGTACCTGTGTATGCTGGAGTCTTTGCCTTTTCTATCTTCTGAAGAAGTCGAGATGACACATGAGTTGAGTTTAGTCATGTAGGCGCACTTTGTCGCGTAAGTGAAATTTCTTCCATTCAAATAGTtattaaatccaatgaaatttaaGCTATTCAAATCAGTGGTCAGACGAAATCCTGTGAGAGTTGATAGTAGTTAGCTTTTCTTTTCGGAACAGCATCATATAGTCATTTCCTAGTGCTACCTAAAACCCAAAAGGACCAAAATGTCAGTATTTATCTGGTCAAGCAAGTGAACTTGTGTTGTTATTAGTATTTATATATAGGTGATGATACATTTGTGAGAAACATTAGAGAAACGGAACAAAAGAAAGTTAGCAATATGTTGATGTGTACTCGCGCTTTATTATGATGCAATGCTATGTGTGTGGTCTACTTCACCTTTTCTCTCTTCTCAAGAAGTGGAGACACACGAGTTGAATTTAGTCACATGGATGCACTTCTCGTGTCCGTGaaagctattcaaatagtttttaaATCTAATGGAATTTGAGCTATTCAAATCACCGGCCAAATGGGATTCCATGAGATTTGATAGTGCTCATTCATCGCAATGCTTGGGTAGTTGGTCCCCTTTCCTCTCCATTGCGGCTCGCTGCTTGAGCGTCCAGCTAGCCTTTAGTTGTGCTCCCTGATTGGCTAACCATGACGgtgattgatacgtccattctgcatcatgcttttatattgatatttattgcattatgggcagttattacacattatagcacaatacttatgccttttctcttttattatacaaggtttacatgaagagggagaatgccggcagcaggaattctggactggaaaaggagcaaatctgagagacctattctgtacaactccaaaagtcctgaaacttcatagagaattattttggaattaataaaaaatattgggcgaagaaagtactagaggggccccaccaggaaggcacaagggtgggggcgcaccccctatcttgtgggccccctagcaggcctccggtgcccatcttctgctatatgatttGTTTTGATCTAGAAAAAAACAAGAGgaaactttcgggacgaagcgccgccgtctcgaggcagaacccgggcagaagcaatctagggctccggcggagctgttatgccggggaaacttccctctcgtagggggaaatcgaagccatcgtcatcaccaatggtcCTCTcaccgagagggggtcaatctccatcaatatcttcatcagaaccatctcctctcaaaccctagttcatctcttgtatccggtctttttctcaaaacctcagattggtacctgtgggttgctagtagtgttgattactccttgtagttgccgctagttggtttattcggtggaagatcatatgttcagatccttaatgataattaatactcctctgattatgaacatgaatatgctttgtgactagttacgtttgttcctaaggacatgggagaagttttgttataagtaatcatgtgaatttggtattcgttcgatattttgatgagatgtatgttgtctctcctctagtggtgttatgtgagcgtcgactacatgacatttcactatgatttgggcctaggggaaggcattgggaagtattaagtagatgatgggttgctagagtgacagaagcttaaaccctagtttatgcgttgcttcgtaaggggttgatttcggtccacatgtttcatgctatggttagatttatattaattcttatttcatagttgcagatgcttgcgagaggggttaaccataagtgggaggcttgtccaagtaaggacagcacacaagcaccggtccacctacatatcaaattatcaaagtaacgaacgtgaatcatatgagcatgatgaaaactaactggacagtaattcccatgcgtcctcgggagcgctttgcattctataagagttcgtccaggcttgtcgtttgctacaaaaaggattgggccaccttgctgcaccttagttacttttgttacttgttacccgttacgaattatcttatcacaaaactctctcttaccgataatttcaatgcttgcagagaataccttgctgaaaaccgcttatcatttccttctgctcctaattgggttcgacactcttacttattgaaaggactatgatatatcccATATACTTGTTGGTCATCAGTGATCATCAACCCTCATACTCTTATGGCTGTGAGAATCAGAGGCCATGAGCGATCCTTCTTTTCTAAGAAAAAAAACCTCTTGCACTTACCATCATTTGCCAATTGCTTGCAACAAACCAACTGCCAAGTCTTAAAACAATAAATGGGTGCGTGTTGATGGTAACACCCTATGGTCGTGATTTTTTTACACCTGGTGTTGAAGATGATGTAAGACTCCAAGGAGAATGTCAACGCCAAGAAGGGTGGCGCCCTGTCGCAGCATAACGACAATTGCTTCTAGAGAATGGTGGAACGCCATTTAGCTTCCATTGTCGTGTTGGTAGGAGGATGAGGAGGAATTTCATTCTGGTCATCTTGTGTGTTTGATGCAACTACAATGACAAATGTGGTGTTGATAGTACCTTCTCTTTTTATAGTGGGATGGTATAGTAATTTACTAGTAGCACCTAAAACCCATAACGACCCAAATGTTAGTGTTTATCTGGTCAAGCAAGTGAACTTGCATTTTTATTACTATTTATAGGTGATGATGGGTTTGTCAGAAACTTCAGGCAAATGGAAGAAAAGAAAATTAGCAATATTTTGATGTGCACCCGCGCTTTAATATGGTCTGATGCTATGTGTGTGGTCCAATTCAGATTTGTGTGTGAATCTTTGCCTTTGCTTTCTTCTGAAGAACTGGAGATGACGCACAAGTTAATAACATAGGCACACTTTGTTGTTTTGATGAAATTTGAGCATTTAAGTAGTTTTTCAATCTAGTAAAATTTGAGCTATTAATATCAATGGTCACGTGGGATCCCGTGAGACTTGACGGTGGTCACCCATTGCAATGCTTGGGTAGTCGATCCCCTTTCCCCTCCATCGCAGCATGCTGCTTGAGGGTCCAATGAGCCTTTAGTTGTGCTCCCTAGTAGGCCAACCATGAGAGTGATCATCAACCCTCATACTCTTAAGGATGTGTGCA contains:
- the LOC119279769 gene encoding bZIP transcription factor ABI5 homolog; the encoded protein is MVKVNAKNDGALSRHCRSCIWLRMTRHSAFITVPEGRSAGLTFWSFFVFDATALTVLVSIETLEQFLVKVGVVRGSSTGGQAPVPVGLVHGQMNPAQQEHQLGRMMYPMALANIMFQVMGDDMGFVPNGYVVIFVVPPSPPRQGSVGIVSHGLSDGRSAMTKADMMNYMGDRAMMENGGARKHGAPDDQSCKRSIERCHRRMIKNRESATRSCARKQAYTVELEAELNHLKEENARLKAEEKKILLTKKQMLVEKMIEQSKENVNAKKGGTLSRCCGNCIWYMGLSELQTNGTKEN